A genomic window from Gemmatimonadaceae bacterium includes:
- a CDS encoding replication-associated recombination protein A, producing the protein MSGVQDSLFATPSHAPLAARLRPRALDEVAGQQHLLGSGQALRVAIERGETGSILLWGPPGTGKTTIARLVARHVDAEFVPFSAVTDGIPRLREIVADAEKRRQLGRRTVLFVDEIHRFNRGQQDALLPHVESGLLTLIGATTENPSFELNGALLSRLRVFVLEPLGAEALGALVDRALADAERGLGKAGLRLDAEARALLVEEADGDARRALTVLEAAAVLAAASPAPTQLTREIIAQALQTRLPSYDKSGEQHFNLISAYHKALRGSDPQGALYWLARMIAGGEDPLYIARRTVRFATEDIGLADPRALELAIAARDAYHFLGSPEGELALAEAALYCATAPKSNRVYVAWKAAQEAARQTPAAPVPLHIRNAPTALMKDLGYGAGYQYAHEFPEGYAPQDYLPDGLRERTFYEPSGFGVEKEIAKRLEWWRGVRQRMLAEQSGRSEEGGG; encoded by the coding sequence ATTTCCGGCGTGCAGGATTCGCTCTTCGCCACTCCCTCCCACGCGCCCCTCGCGGCGCGCTTGCGGCCCCGCGCGCTCGATGAAGTCGCCGGGCAGCAACACCTGCTCGGCAGCGGCCAGGCCCTGCGCGTGGCCATCGAGCGCGGCGAGACGGGTTCCATTCTCCTCTGGGGACCGCCGGGCACCGGCAAGACGACCATTGCACGGCTGGTCGCGCGGCACGTGGACGCCGAGTTCGTGCCGTTCAGCGCCGTCACCGACGGCATCCCACGGCTGCGCGAGATCGTCGCCGACGCCGAGAAACGCCGTCAGCTCGGGCGCCGCACCGTGCTCTTCGTGGACGAGATCCACCGCTTCAACCGCGGGCAGCAGGATGCGCTGCTCCCGCACGTGGAGAGCGGGCTGCTCACGCTCATCGGCGCGACGACGGAGAACCCCAGCTTCGAGCTCAACGGCGCGCTACTGAGCCGCTTGCGCGTGTTCGTGCTCGAGCCGCTGGGCGCCGAGGCGCTCGGCGCCCTTGTGGACCGCGCCCTTGCGGACGCCGAGCGCGGGCTCGGCAAGGCGGGGCTGCGGCTCGACGCCGAGGCCCGCGCGCTGCTCGTGGAGGAAGCCGATGGCGATGCGCGTCGTGCGCTGACGGTGCTCGAAGCCGCCGCCGTGCTCGCTGCGGCGAGCCCCGCGCCCACGCAGCTCACGCGCGAGATCATCGCGCAGGCCCTGCAGACCCGGCTGCCCAGCTACGACAAGTCGGGCGAGCAGCACTTCAACCTCATCAGCGCCTATCACAAGGCCCTGCGCGGCAGCGACCCGCAGGGCGCGCTCTACTGGCTGGCGCGGATGATCGCCGGCGGCGAGGACCCGCTGTACATCGCGCGGCGCACCGTGCGCTTTGCCACCGAGGATATCGGTCTTGCCGACCCGCGCGCGCTCGAGCTCGCCATCGCCGCGCGCGACGCATACCACTTCCTCGGCTCCCCCGAAGGCGAACTCGCCCTCGCCGAGGCCGCGCTGTACTGCGCCACCGCCCCCAAGAGCAATCGCGTGTACGTCGCCTGGAAGGCCGCGCAGGAGGCCGCGCGCCAGACCCCCGCCGCCCCCGTCCCGCTCCACATCCGCAACGCCCCTACGGCCTTGATGAAGGACCTCGGCTACGGGGCGGGGTACCAGTATGCGCACGAGTTTCCCGAGGGATACGCGCCGCAAGACTATCTTCCGGATGGCTTACGGGAGCGCACATTCTATGAGCCGAGCGGATTTGGGGTCGAGAAGGAAATCGCTAAGCGGCTCGAATGGTGGCGCGGCGTGAGGCAAAGAATGCTTGCTGAACAGAGTGGGAGAAGCGAGGAGGGAGGTGGGTGA
- a CDS encoding LEA type 2 family protein: MRLILLTLATLSLTSCQSFLRRAFAAPEVEVRDVRVRSIGLAGGTIDVVLDVANPNEYRIDAEKVTYNFYVDTTRVVTGEITQRLTMEEKGRISLTVPVTFDFAALGVALRYYNLHGALDYKVDGNFTLVTPIGRFTRPYQGRGRVEGMP, encoded by the coding sequence ATGCGCCTCATCCTCCTCACGCTCGCCACCCTGTCTCTCACGAGCTGCCAGAGCTTCCTCCGCCGCGCCTTCGCCGCGCCGGAGGTGGAGGTCCGCGACGTGCGCGTCCGCAGCATCGGGCTGGCCGGCGGCACCATCGACGTCGTCCTCGATGTCGCCAATCCCAACGAGTATCGCATCGACGCCGAGAAGGTGACGTACAACTTCTACGTGGACACCACGCGCGTCGTCACCGGCGAGATCACGCAGCGGCTGACGATGGAAGAGAAGGGCAGGATCTCGCTGACGGTGCCGGTGACCTTCGACTTCGCGGCCCTCGGCGTGGCGCTGCGCTACTACAACCTGCACGGCGCGCTCGACTACAAGGTGGACGGCAACTTCACGCTGGTGACGCCGATCGGGCGCTTCACGCGTCCGTACCAGGGCCGCGGGCGCGTCGAAGGGATGCCGTGA
- the aroQ gene encoding type II 3-dehydroquinate dehydratase, whose protein sequence is MRVAVFNGPNLNLLGIREPEIYGTTTLEQIEQRLEVVGAELGVTLLFSQFNDEGRMLDAIHNCHGVVQAALVNAGAWTHTSLALRDAFAAVRLPYVEVHLSNIYAREPERRHSWLAPGAIGIIAGFGAEGYELALRGLVSAVRTDDG, encoded by the coding sequence GTGAGAGTCGCCGTCTTCAACGGGCCCAACCTGAACCTGCTCGGCATCCGCGAGCCGGAGATCTACGGCACCACCACGCTGGAGCAGATTGAGCAACGCCTGGAAGTGGTCGGTGCGGAGCTGGGGGTGACGCTGCTGTTCTCGCAGTTCAATGACGAAGGGCGGATGCTCGACGCCATCCACAACTGCCACGGCGTGGTGCAGGCCGCGTTGGTGAACGCCGGTGCGTGGACGCACACCTCGCTGGCCCTTCGCGACGCCTTCGCTGCCGTGCGCCTGCCGTACGTGGAAGTGCACCTGAGCAACATCTACGCCCGCGAGCCGGAGCGTCGCCATTCGTGGCTGGCGCCGGGTGCCATCGGCATCATCGCCGGCTTCGGGGCGGAGGGCTATGAGTTGGCGCTGCGGGGGCTGGTGTCGGCGGTAAGGACGGATGACGGATGA
- a CDS encoding tetratricopeptide repeat protein: MADNPRIEDLRKRYHENPRRFFAPLANEYRKSGFLDRAVLLCEKHLAEQPENMNGLVVYGQTLFELGRHDDARAPFEMALKVDPENLIALRHLGDIARLGDDLAAAKGWYEKVLEFDRRNDDVLELLEQMKGEPDASPPREPRPPDAGGLISVAASVSVSTGPDDGTVDRVPQADPVAPPPKTPAGPGRTVVINAQALAARDRQEADAGTVAQPTDTVVPPVVTPLAATEASAVPRPSKRASLLDIHFDFSEMPGELSASDTPPAPALGAEAAEYGLADAGTDALAIETTDDGAPLGLEPTMTEPLAEMPAVTAGDDFQLAEYSADVSPLAGLESAEFEAASVEPLDGLDPSSVSSMPASVAPLEGLDRVDVTADNVESVSGLDGVGLPAPVPTTIEADADSLGLPLLDDPSAIVPAEEPSVSRPKPRMTKADLASIPLLADFGLEDDAPAPPSPAESMSEPPSPPSLDLPSVISAAPTRPSKATPAFVTETMAALYVQQGHLDDAIGVYRQLIAQAPDNASLQAKLAELERMQMSAAGSEPASLHGAAEEMPEFEAPAADAEEPAPAPANAVLADVSFAGVGLRGQSPAAPITTPAVAVGPSAREFFGNFARRAVAATPAAAAPTPVAAPVTLDAASSPTPVIATPIVEQGSVAEPETATSTSGWPLDALFGAAADVRDLHAAEQIAGVGTFQGPDGGTGLDALLSGGAAAPAARKSVPRASEMLKFDQFFQTPAARSSPAEESDPAAAPGDDDLGEFKGWLKGLKP, encoded by the coding sequence ATGGCCGACAACCCACGGATCGAGGACCTGCGGAAGCGCTACCACGAGAACCCGCGTCGGTTCTTTGCGCCGCTCGCCAATGAGTACCGCAAGTCGGGTTTCCTCGACCGCGCCGTCCTGCTGTGCGAGAAGCACCTCGCCGAGCAGCCGGAGAATATGAATGGGCTGGTCGTGTACGGGCAGACGCTCTTCGAGCTCGGCCGCCACGACGACGCCCGCGCGCCGTTCGAGATGGCGCTCAAGGTAGACCCCGAGAACCTGATTGCCCTACGCCACCTCGGCGACATCGCGCGCCTCGGCGACGACCTTGCCGCAGCCAAGGGCTGGTACGAGAAGGTCCTCGAATTCGACCGCCGCAACGACGACGTCCTCGAACTGCTGGAACAGATGAAGGGCGAGCCCGACGCATCGCCGCCGCGCGAGCCTCGCCCGCCCGACGCGGGTGGCCTCATCTCCGTGGCCGCGTCGGTCAGCGTCAGCACCGGACCTGACGACGGTACCGTGGACCGCGTCCCGCAGGCCGACCCCGTTGCGCCGCCGCCCAAGACGCCTGCCGGACCGGGCCGCACGGTGGTCATCAATGCGCAGGCCCTGGCGGCGCGTGACCGCCAGGAGGCCGACGCTGGCACCGTTGCCCAGCCGACGGACACGGTCGTGCCGCCGGTCGTCACCCCGCTCGCGGCCACCGAAGCGTCGGCGGTGCCCCGGCCGAGCAAGCGTGCGTCGCTGCTCGACATTCATTTCGACTTCTCCGAGATGCCCGGGGAGTTGAGCGCGTCAGACACCCCGCCCGCCCCTGCGCTAGGTGCCGAGGCGGCGGAGTACGGACTTGCCGACGCCGGTACCGACGCGTTGGCAATCGAGACCACGGACGACGGTGCTCCGCTGGGCTTGGAGCCGACGATGACCGAGCCACTGGCCGAGATGCCCGCAGTCACCGCCGGCGATGACTTCCAGTTGGCGGAGTACAGCGCCGACGTCTCGCCGCTCGCTGGACTCGAATCGGCGGAGTTTGAGGCGGCAAGCGTGGAGCCGTTGGATGGGTTGGATCCATCGTCGGTCAGCTCGATGCCGGCCTCGGTTGCGCCGCTGGAGGGCCTCGACCGAGTGGATGTCACCGCCGACAACGTCGAGTCGGTCAGCGGACTGGATGGAGTGGGACTGCCGGCCCCGGTGCCGACGACGATCGAAGCCGACGCCGATTCGCTCGGGCTGCCTTTGCTCGACGATCCGTCTGCCATCGTGCCCGCAGAGGAGCCGTCGGTGAGCCGGCCGAAGCCACGGATGACGAAGGCCGACCTCGCCTCGATTCCGCTGCTCGCAGACTTTGGTCTCGAAGACGATGCGCCGGCACCGCCGTCCCCTGCAGAGTCGATGAGCGAGCCGCCCTCGCCGCCGTCGCTCGACTTGCCGAGCGTCATCTCAGCCGCTCCGACCCGACCGTCCAAGGCCACGCCGGCGTTCGTTACCGAGACGATGGCGGCGCTGTACGTGCAGCAAGGGCACCTCGACGATGCCATCGGCGTCTATCGCCAACTGATTGCGCAGGCGCCGGATAATGCGTCGCTGCAGGCGAAGCTTGCGGAATTGGAGCGGATGCAGATGTCGGCCGCTGGGTCGGAGCCCGCGTCGCTGCACGGTGCCGCAGAAGAGATGCCGGAGTTCGAGGCACCCGCCGCCGACGCGGAGGAACCCGCTCCAGCGCCGGCCAACGCCGTGTTGGCCGACGTGTCCTTCGCTGGAGTGGGGCTGCGCGGGCAGTCCCCGGCGGCGCCGATCACCACGCCCGCAGTCGCAGTCGGTCCCTCGGCGCGCGAGTTCTTCGGCAACTTCGCGCGCCGTGCGGTCGCAGCGACGCCTGCCGCTGCTGCGCCGACGCCGGTCGCGGCCCCGGTCACCCTGGACGCGGCCTCCTCGCCGACGCCGGTCATCGCGACGCCGATCGTCGAGCAGGGCTCAGTCGCCGAGCCGGAAACGGCAACGTCCACCTCAGGCTGGCCGCTCGACGCGCTCTTCGGTGCCGCTGCTGACGTGCGCGACCTCCACGCCGCAGAGCAGATTGCCGGTGTCGGCACCTTCCAAGGCCCGGACGGCGGTACCGGTCTCGACGCGCTCTTGAGCGGCGGCGCTGCGGCCCCGGCCGCACGCAAGAGCGTACCGCGCGCCTCGGAGATGCTCAAGTTTGACCAGTTCTTCCAGACGCCGGCTGCACGCAGTTCCCCAGCGGAGGAGTCCGACCCCGCTGCCGCACCCGGCGACGACGATCTCGGGGAGTTCAAGGGCTGGCTCAAGGGACTCAAGCCGTGA